In the genome of Drosophila kikkawai strain 14028-0561.14 chromosome 2R, DkikHiC1v2, whole genome shotgun sequence, the window ACGAGAAGGCTGCCGAGGCGGGTGAGGCCTGCGACGAGTTCCCCCAGAAAATGCAGAGCGACATTCGGCAGAATGGCGATATTTCGGAGCGACGCAAGCGATTGAGGTGAGCACCAGGGATATCTACTTACATTGAAAGTATTTTGTTGAATGAAAGTTCTTAAGAAAGATATCAATTAGGCGTTAGATTAGGGAGCCTAATGAGTACTGAAGATGTTACCAataaatttgtctaaaaataagtttttaaatattaatcagtTAACAAAGATCCAGGCAGTAAAGTATTGTTTGGAAAACATAGCTAATTACCAGATTTAGCCACAATATTAAAACTGAACCTTAGAAAACACTGCTTGTACAAGAATTAAGTACCATAAAACTTTAATCAAAagttaaattaatgaaataactTTATTACCTGCCCtatgtaaacatttttctgCCTGTGTAACGCTACCAAAACAATGAACAGGTGACTACGTCACAGACAAACAACGCCCGTTGCCGCCAAACAAATCGCGTGAGTTTAGGGAACAGAGACAGCGCAAAGCTCTGGGCCATGTGTGCGAGTGAGAGCCAGTCTCAGCTTTCTGAGAACTTTTTTCGCGCTCTGCGCAAACATACAGAGAAGCCATCGGAGAGAAGTAGAGAGAATGTCGATGTCGGTGTCTTCGTATGGGGACGCcgcattttgttttcattcaTAATGTGTCAAAACTTGTTTCGCCAgcgactctctctctctctctctctctctctttttctgtGAGTCTCTCCGTTTTGCCGTACTAtgcggcgtatgagcaatgatGGCCAACACCAGCGTGTTTTTGGCCCGCTCCGAGGTTCAGTTCCCAGGCAATCGTCGGCTCCGTCGGTCCGCATTCCGCATTCCGTGATATTCCCAGAAGTACGAAGCCAGAAGCCCCAGACCCGCTGCCCAAATAAGTTTCTCGCGTGTGCGGATATCGTTCGACattgatttttgtattttttttcggccAGCGAACGCCGAGCGCGGTGAAAGTGGTGCAGTGTGGCATTAAAATATTGTGAGTGCGGCGGCCCCGCTTATTAGTCACACTTGCATAATTGCGAGGAGCCGATCCCCCAACGCCACAGATACGGATACatatacagatacagataaaGATACGATCCATTACGATCCGATATCATTCCCCGCCTTGACTTTGCCCCTTGGATGCTATTGGCCCTCGTGGAGCTATTTAGAATGTTAAAGCGTCGCGCCAGCAAGCGTTTCGTACTTGTTGAGTCCGGTGAGGATAATGCCACGGCATccggatcgggatcgggaacGGGATCTTCGTCGGATCCGGTAATACCCCACTTTGTGGCCGTCGATTGTGGCCAGGATGAGGCCAATAACAATGGCGAGATGAGTGCCAGCATCAGCAATCACAGTgccaacatcaacaacaacaaccaggcGTCGTTGTCGTCATCTCTGCTCGCCGTGCCCGGACCCCCGGTGGGAACCCTAAAGTAAATCGCCCCTAACCCCCTGTATTTATCAGTTACGAACgattatatgtttatattgCAAAACGAGATTCGTTGACAAGTTGTAAACAAAGGAGAATTATGTGCAAGAACTTTAGATCGGAGGGAAAGAGATCCGAAACCGGTTTTGTCAAATCTTCAAGCTCATTGCCCGCCCCTCGCTATTCTCTCCACCTGTCGCATCACGCCATTATTTACACTGATCAGCAAAATGTGGAGCTGGGGGCTTCTCAGAgttaattgttaattgtttttaaatgccTCTTCTTAAGCTTTAATatccttattttatttgcattagATTAACAATTagatgattttattttttacccaTAGAATCTACcgaaaacttaatttaatatttatttaactaaaagCTAGTTAAAATCATTATCTGATAAATTCtaagatatttatatattaatttcccTTGACCTCTTCCAGACCGAGCATGTCCCGGGGCACTGGCCTGGGCCAGGATCGCCATCAGGATCGTGACTTTCACATCGCCACCACCGAGGAGTTTGTGAAGCGCTTCGGCGGCACCCGGGTAATCAATCGTGTCCTGATTGCCAACAATGGCATTGCGGCGGTCAAGTGCATGCGATCCATCCGACGTTGGTCCTACGAGATGTTCAAGAACGAACGAGCCGTGCGCTTTGTGGTGATGGTCACGCCCGAGGATCTGAAGGCCAATGCCGAGTACATCAAGATGGCCGATCATTATGTGCCCGTGCCTGGAGGttctaacaacaacaactatgcCAACGTTGAGCTCATTGTGGATATTGCACTCCGCACTCAAGTGCAGGTGAGTCCGGAATCTGGAAACTGGGGGCCACGCTGCCATAGTGGTCGCTCGGTGTCTATTTAGTTTGGTGGGTTCCACCTCCAACCACCCCGGCTGCATCGTACGATTCGTATTTACACACTGTCAAAGTCAAGCGATCGCAACCCGGCATACCAATGGAGAACCCCTATTTGTGCGCTCGTGTGTGATAGTATGGGCTACACTGGGCAACAAAGAGCGCGAAATAGTCTAGGGCCGGGTTATTTATGACACTGTGACACTGTGTATCTGCCCTGCCTAATTATCGAAATTGCATatcgtataaaatatatatatatatatgtacgtaaTGCTATCGCTTAGTTTATCTGTATGTTTTAACACCGACACTCGTTagcaatttaaatgtttttttcatGAAGGTCCTTACTTTTACActtgttaattattattctaCGTGTCGATTGGCTTAAACCAAAGTTAAGATAATACGTAAAACGTTCCACCTGAAAGCAACAAAGTTTGTTGAATATATAAAGTCTAACTTTGTAGGTATCCTTAATGGGTCGTTAATGGAgtccaattttttattaaatgtagCAAACACACTCTTTTGAATGATGTATGATGATATGATATAtcgaaaacaagaaaggaagctaacttatAGACATTGTAAAGACCTTTTTCAAGTAGCTATCTTTGGAGAGGTAGCAATTATAAATCTAGGAATTGCCATTCAAGTATTGTTTTCAAAACAAACCCCATACACCTGTAATCTATTTTCTTAATCAAGGTGCTCCCCCTCGCCTGCTGCTCCCCATAACAATCTGAACCTTAAGTACACGTAACTCCGATTTATATGCCTTTTAAACACTTACATCGTAGTGGAAATTCACTCTTCGGTGTTTACTTTCCATTATAAGGTACATAAGGTAGAGAAGGGCGCTGAGGTTAATTAGCAAACGTCAAGACAGACACCTTGTTGCCCAGTGTGAATTatctattttgttttgctatCCGCGGCAATGACGTCACAATTGATTTTTACCCAGCCATAAAGCTCCATAATTGTTACCGCTCCACTCCGCTTCCACTACCACTCCAGTGTCCTTGGGTCTTGACTTATTGAATCAACATAAACTGATTGTGAACCAATTTTCTGATTTCTGCCTATTTCAGGCCGTCTGGGCTGGCTGGGGTCATGCTTCCGAGAACCCCAAACTGCCGGAGCTGCTGAACAAGGAGGGTTTGGTGTTCCTTGGCCCGCCGGAGCGTGCCATGTGGGCGCTTGGCGACAAGGTGGCCTCTTCGATTGTGGCCCAAACCGCCGAAATACCCACGCTGCCCTGGTCCGGTTCAGATCTGAAGGCTCAGTACAGCGGCAAGAAGATCAAAATATCCAGCGAGCTCTTCGCCCGCGGCTGTGTGACGAATGTGGAGCAAGGCCTGGCAGCTGTCAACAAGATTGGTAAGTGAAAACCCAGTCGAGAGATCAATTAATATTATTCATGAAGTTTTATTAATGAATCCTTTTTATTCAAGGCTTTCCGGTGATGATCAAGGCCTCTGAGGGCGGTGGCGGCAAGGGAATTCGTCGTGTGGACACCGCCGAGGAGTTCCCCGCCCTGTTCCGGCAAGTCcaggcggaggtgcccggctcacCCATCTTCGTGATGAAGCTGGCCCGGGGAGCCCGGCACTTGGAGGTGCAGCTGCTGGCGGATCAGTATGGCAATGCCATCAGCTTGTTCGGTCGTGACTGCTCCATCCAGCGTCGCCATCAAAAGATTATCGAGGAAGCCCCCGCCATTGTGGCCCAGCCGGAGGTGTTCGAGGACATGGAGAAGGCTGCAGTGCGTCTGGCCAAGATGGTGGGCTACGTGAGCGCCGGCACGGTGGAGTATCTGTACGATCCCGAGGGTCGTTACTTCTTCCTCGAGCTGAATCCCCGTCTTCAGGTGGAGCATCCTTGCACGGAGATGGTGGCTGATGTGAATCTACCCGCCTGCCAGCTGCAGATTGGTATGGGTATTCCCCTCTATCGTCTCAAGGACATCCGACTCCTGTACGGAGAGTCTCCATGGGGCTCATCTGTGATCGACTTTGAGAATCCGCCAAACAAGCCGCGTCCGTCTGGCCATGTAATCGCCGCCCGCATCACCTCCGAGAATCCTGATGAGGGCTTCAAGCCCAGCTCGGGCACCGTTCAGGAGCTGAACTTCCGTTCCAGCAAGAACGTCTGGGGCTACTTCAGTGTGGCCGCCAGCGGAGGGCTGCACGAATTCGCGGACTCTCAGTTCGGACATTGCTTCTCCTGGGGCGAGAATCGCCAGCAGGCTCGCGAGAACCTTGTGATTGCGCTGAAGGAGCTGTCCATTCGTGGCGACTTCCGTACCACAGTTGAGTACCTGATCACCCTGCTGGAGACGAATCGGTTCCTGGACAACAGCATCGACACCGCCTGGCTGGACGCCTTGATAGCCGAACGTGTGCAGTCCGAGAAGCCGGACATCCTGCTGGGCGTTATGTGCGGATCCCTGCACATCGCCGATCGCCAGATAACCGAGAGCTTCTCTAGCTTCCAGACCTCGCTGGAGAAGGGACAGATCCAGGCGGCCAACACCCTGACGAACGTAGTGGACGTAGAACTGATCAACGATGGCATTCGCTACAAGGTCCAGGCGGCCAAGAGCGGTGCCAACTCGTACTTCCTGCTGATGAACAGCTCGTTCAAGGAGATCGAGGTGCACCGCCTTTCGGACGGCGGCCTGCTCATCTCCTTCGAGGGTGCCTCCTATACCACGTACATGAAGGAGGAGGTAGATCGCTACCGCATCGTCATTGGCAACCAGACGTGCGTGTTCGAGAAGGAGAACGATCCATCGCTGCTGCGCAGTCCCTCTGCCGGCAAGCTCATCAATCTCATTGTGGAGGATGGTGCCCATGTGGCCAAGGGCCAGGCCTACGCCGAAATCGAGGTGATGAAAATGGTGATGACTCTGACCTCGCAGGAGGCGGGCACGGTGACGTTTGTGCGCCGGCCTGGAGCTGTTTTGGATGCCGGATCCCTGCTGGGCCACTTGGAGCTGGACGATCCCTCGCTGGTGACCAAGGCGCAGCCCTGCAAGGGTCAATTCCCCCAGCCGGAGAATGCACCTGTTCCCGAGAAGCTAAACCGCGTGCACAACACCTACAAGAGCATCCTGGAGAACACCCTGGCTGGCTATTGCCTGCCGGAACCCTTCAATGCCCAGCGGCTGAGGGACATCATAGAGCGGTTCATGCAGAGCCTGCGGGATccgtcgctgccgctgctggagCTGCAGGAGGTGATTGCCTCCATTTCGGGACGCATTCCCATCTCCGTGGAGAAGAAGATCCGGAAGCTGATGACCCTGTACGAGCGGAACATAACCAGTGTGCTGGCCCAGTTCCCGTCGCAGCAAATAGCCAGCGTGATTGACAGCCACGCGGCCACGCTGCAGAAACGCTCGGACCGGGATGTCTTCTTCCTGACCACCCAGAGCATTGTCCAGCTGGTCCAGCGGTACCGCAACGGCATTCGCGGTAGGATGAAGGCCGCCGTGCACGAGCTGCTGCGCCAGTACTACGACGTGGAGTCGCAGTTCCAGCACGGACACTACGACAAGTGCGTGGGATTGGTGCGGGAGCACAACAAGGACGACATGCAGACGGTGGTCAACACCATATTCTCGCACTCGCAGGTGGCCAAGAAGAACCTGCTGGTTACGCTGCTCATCGATCATCTGTGGGCCAACGAACCGGGTCTGACGGACGAGCTGGCAAACACGCTGAGCGAGCTGACCTCCCTGAACCGAGCCGAGCACTCTAGGGTGGCGTTGCGATCCCGCCAGGTTCTGATCGCCGCCCACCAGCCGGCCTATGAGCTGAGGCATAATCAAATGGAGTCGATCTTCCTGTCGGCCGTGGACATGTACGGCCATGACTTCCACCCGGAGAACCTGCAGCGTCTGATCCTGTCGGAGACGTCGATCTTTGACATCCTGCACGACTTCTTCTACCACTCCAACAGGGCTGTATGCAATGCCGCTCTAGAGGTCTATGTGAGGAGAGCCTACACCTCCTACGAGCTGACCTGCCTGCAGCATCTGGAGCTCTCTGGTGGCCTGCCGCTGGTGCACTTCCAGTTCCTGCTACCCACCGCCCATCCCAACAGGCTCTTCTCACGCATGTCTTCGCCGGAGGGCCTGGATCATGCGGCAGCCGAGACTCTGGGCAGCTCGTTCGTGCGCACTGGTGCCATCGCTGCCTTCGACTCCTTTGAGCACTTTGAGATGTACTCGGATGAGATTCTGGATCTGCTGGAGGACTTTGTGTCTCCGGCCATGGTCAATGCCAAGGTCCTAGAGGCTGTGGAGGCGGCTGACTCCATCTCGGACAGCCGGCACAGCACCTCGATTAATGTGTCGCTGTCGGATCCCGTGACCCGGGCCAATGCTGCCGAGGAGGCCAAGTCCACGGAACCCATTCACATTGTGAGCGTGGCCGTGAGGGAAACGGGGGAGATGGATGACCTCCAGATGGCCCAGATCTTTGGCAACTACTGTCAGGAGCACAACGAGGAGCTCTTCCAGCGTCGCATCCGTAGGATTACCTTCGCTGCGTTGAAGAAACGCCAGTTCCCCAAGTTCTTTACATATCGTGCCCGGGACAAGTTCACGGAGGATCGTATCTATAGGCATCTGGAACCGGCATCAGCCTTCCATTTGGAACTGAATCGCATGAAGACGTACGACTTGGAGGCTCTGCCCACGGCCAACCAAAAGATGCACCTGTACCTGGGCAAGGCCAAGGTGTCCAAGGGCCAGGAGGTCACGGACTATCGCTTCTTTATCCGCTCGATTATCCGGCACTCGGACCTGATCACCAAGGAGGCCTCGTTCGAGTATCTGCAGAACGAGGGCGAGCGAGTCCTGTTGGAGGCTATGGATGAGCTGGAGGTGGCCTTCTCGCACCCGCACGCTAAGCGCACTGATTGCAACCACATTTTCCTGAACTTTGTACCCACCGTCATCATGGACCCGGCCAAGATTGAGGAGTCTGTGACCAAAATGATCATGCGCTATGGTCCGCGTCTATGGAAGCTGCGCGTGCTGCAGGCGGAGCTGAAGATGGTTATCCGTCAGTCGCCGCAGTCACCCACTCAGGCAGTGCGACTTTGCATTGCCAATGACTCGGGCTACTTCCTGGACATCTCCATGTACACGGAGCAGACGGAGCCGGAGACGGGCATTGTAAGTATCTTAATAACCCCTTTCTCCTTAAAGACTCTTATTAATTTCTCCCCCTGCAGATCAAGTTCAAGGCGTATGGAGAGAAGCAGGGATCCCTGCATGGCCACCCCATCTCCACGCCCTACATGACCAAAGACTTCCTGCAGCAGAAACGCTTCCAGGCGCAGTCCAATGGCACCACCTATGTGTACGATGTGCCCGACATGTTCCGCCAGATGACCGAGCGACACTGGAAGGAGTTCTCCAAGGCCCGACCCACAGTGGATATACGCATCCCAGACAAGATCCTGATCGAGTGCAAGGAACTGGTGCTCGAGGGTGACAGTCTGGTGGAGATGCAGCGGCTGCCGGGTGAAAACAATGTGAGTTTGGGCTTTAGAAGGTCCTGAAGCGTAATTTTCatgattattttatatttccagTGCGGCATGGTAGCTTGGCGCATTGTTTTGGCCACTCCCGAGTATCCAAATGGTCGTGAGATCATTGTCATAGCCAATGACCTGACCTACCTGATTGGTTCCTTTGGCATCAAGGAGGACGTGCTCTTCGCCAAGGCCTCCCAGCTGGCTCGCGAACGTAAAGTTCCTAGGGTAAATATATCTCTTGGTGTTACCAAATCTAAAACTTACTAATCCTCCATTCCCCTCCAGATTTACATCTCCGTAAACAGTGGAGCTCGCATTGGTCTCGCGGAGGAGGTAAAGGCCATGTTCAAGATCGCCTGGGAGGATCCCGAGGAGCCAGACAAGGGCTTCAAGTACCTTTACCTGACCACCGAGGACTACGCCCAGGTGGCCAACCTGAACTCGGTGCGTGCCATTCTGATCGAGGACGAGGGAGAGCAGCGCTACAAGATTACCGATATCATAGGCAAGGATGATGGTCTTGGCGTGGAAAACTTGCGTTATGCAGGTCTCATTGCCGGAGAGACATCTCAGGCTTACGAGGAGATTGTCACCATTGCCATGGTGACTTGCCGGACCATCGGTATTGGCTCCTATGTCGTTCGGCTGGGCCAGCGTGTCATCCAGATTGACAACTCGCACATTATACTCACGGGTTATGCCGCGCTTAACAAGGTAAGCTGCTGAATAATAAACCCTTAATAGATTTGTTCAGTGTATACACGTTATCCTTACCCATTTTTCAGCTACTTGGACGCAAGGTATACGCCTCAAACAACCAACTGGGCGGCACCCAAATCATGTTCAACAACGGCGTCACCCACAAAACGGAGGCCATCGATCTGGACGGTGTCTACACCATCCTCGACTGGCTCTCGTACATCCCCGCCTACATTGGCTGCGACCTGCCCATCATTTTGCCTAGCGATCGCATCGATCGGCCCGTGGACTTCATGCCCACCAAGTCGCCGTACGATCCCCGGTGGATGCTAGGTGGCCGCGTCAATCCCTCGAATGCCAACGATTGGGAGAATGGCTTCTTTGATCGGGATTCGTGGAGCGAAATCATGGCGCCGTGGGCCAAGACAGTGGTCACCGGACGTGCCCGTCTCGGCGGTGTGCCCGTTGGTGTAATTGCTGTGGAAACGCGCACGGTGGAGGTGGAGATGCCCGCCGATCCTGCCAATCTCGATTCGGAGGCCAAGACCCTGCAGCAGGCGGGTCAGGTGTGGTATCCAGATTCCTCGTACAAAACGGCGCAGGCCATTAAGGACTTTGGACGGGAGGAGCTGCCGCTGATTGTGTTTGCCAACTGGAGAGGCTTCTCTGGCGGCATGAAGGACATGTACGAGCAGATCGTCAAGTTTGGTGCCTACATCGTCGACGGATTGCGGGAGTACAAGAAGCCGGTGCTGATCTACCTGCCGCCCAACGCAGAGCTGCGAGGTGGTGCCTGGGCTGTGCTGGACTCGCTGATCAACCCGCGCTACATGGAAACCTATGCCGATCCGGAGGCAAGAGGAGGAGTACTGGAGCCGGAGGGCATTGTGGAGATTAAGTACAAAGAGAAGGATCTGGTCAAGACGATACATCGCCTGGATGCCACCACCATTGCGGTAAGTTTTAATGCCATTAATTatagtaataatatttttaattgcatttttttctgttaaaataCAGCTTAAGAAGGAGTTCGATGAGGCAGTGGCTTCTGGCGACAAGGTCAAGTCCGCCCAGGTGGATGAGAAGATCAAGGCTCGACTGGCCATGCTGATGCATGTCTATCACACGGTGGCCGTTCACTTTGCCGACCTGCACGATACTCCCGAGCGGATGCTGGAGAAGGAGTGCATCAGCGAGATAGTGCCCTGGCGCGATTCCCGCCGCTGGCTCTACTGGCGCCTGCGACGCCTGCTGCTGGAGGATGCCTACATCAAGAAGATTCTGCGAGCCCAGGACAATCTGTCCGTTGGCCAGGCCAAGCAGATGCTGCGACGCTGGCTAGTGGAGGAGAAGGGAGCCACAGAGGTAAGACTTACTAAATATTACCCAGGCCGGCAATATCTGAATGTATAAATAACGATTCTTTTTCAGTCTTATGTGTGGGACAAGAACGAGGAAATGGTGGCCTGGTATGAGGAGCAGAGCAATGCCGAGTCTATTGTTTCCCGCAATGTAAACTCCGTGAGGCGAGATGCCATTATTTCCACCATTTCGAAAATGCTCGAGGTAAGCAGTGATAAATCTTCGGGTTAAATTTTTAGTGACCTTTTACCTTCTTGTTATCCCCAGGACTGCCCCGACGTAGCGCTGGACGCTGTGGTTGGTCTCTGCCAGGGCCTGACGCCCGTCAACCGGGGCGTGGTCGTACGCACACTGGCGCAGATGCAGCTGAATGAGGAGACCTCCTCGTCCAGTAATAACCAGGGATGATTCTACGCTAGGTTCTAAGTTCAATTTCCCCCCTCTAAGTTCATCCCATATCCAT includes:
- the ACC gene encoding acetyl-CoA carboxylase isoform X1, which gives rise to MLITLFGTTLAAFLAFLLTLIFGRGQKRFKPVVVPSAGTATDAAEAASDSDSDPSNHSSSVIAATATTTTTTTKPNPLEAGAETSATKAPSAIKAGDKRYTKVGGIKKVKFSSESLKSEVEELCEQLKDNVLTDLNTDNIRITCHQNNNNNLCSKNNNSFDINISKMSETNEATSNETATQNAEGERPSFLVGDEIDEKAAEAGEACDEFPQKMQSDIRQNGDISERRKRLRPSMSRGTGLGQDRHQDRDFHIATTEEFVKRFGGTRVINRVLIANNGIAAVKCMRSIRRWSYEMFKNERAVRFVVMVTPEDLKANAEYIKMADHYVPVPGGSNNNNYANVELIVDIALRTQVQAVWAGWGHASENPKLPELLNKEGLVFLGPPERAMWALGDKVASSIVAQTAEIPTLPWSGSDLKAQYSGKKIKISSELFARGCVTNVEQGLAAVNKIGFPVMIKASEGGGGKGIRRVDTAEEFPALFRQVQAEVPGSPIFVMKLARGARHLEVQLLADQYGNAISLFGRDCSIQRRHQKIIEEAPAIVAQPEVFEDMEKAAVRLAKMVGYVSAGTVEYLYDPEGRYFFLELNPRLQVEHPCTEMVADVNLPACQLQIGMGIPLYRLKDIRLLYGESPWGSSVIDFENPPNKPRPSGHVIAARITSENPDEGFKPSSGTVQELNFRSSKNVWGYFSVAASGGLHEFADSQFGHCFSWGENRQQARENLVIALKELSIRGDFRTTVEYLITLLETNRFLDNSIDTAWLDALIAERVQSEKPDILLGVMCGSLHIADRQITESFSSFQTSLEKGQIQAANTLTNVVDVELINDGIRYKVQAAKSGANSYFLLMNSSFKEIEVHRLSDGGLLISFEGASYTTYMKEEVDRYRIVIGNQTCVFEKENDPSLLRSPSAGKLINLIVEDGAHVAKGQAYAEIEVMKMVMTLTSQEAGTVTFVRRPGAVLDAGSLLGHLELDDPSLVTKAQPCKGQFPQPENAPVPEKLNRVHNTYKSILENTLAGYCLPEPFNAQRLRDIIERFMQSLRDPSLPLLELQEVIASISGRIPISVEKKIRKLMTLYERNITSVLAQFPSQQIASVIDSHAATLQKRSDRDVFFLTTQSIVQLVQRYRNGIRGRMKAAVHELLRQYYDVESQFQHGHYDKCVGLVREHNKDDMQTVVNTIFSHSQVAKKNLLVTLLIDHLWANEPGLTDELANTLSELTSLNRAEHSRVALRSRQVLIAAHQPAYELRHNQMESIFLSAVDMYGHDFHPENLQRLILSETSIFDILHDFFYHSNRAVCNAALEVYVRRAYTSYELTCLQHLELSGGLPLVHFQFLLPTAHPNRLFSRMSSPEGLDHAAAETLGSSFVRTGAIAAFDSFEHFEMYSDEILDLLEDFVSPAMVNAKVLEAVEAADSISDSRHSTSINVSLSDPVTRANAAEEAKSTEPIHIVSVAVRETGEMDDLQMAQIFGNYCQEHNEELFQRRIRRITFAALKKRQFPKFFTYRARDKFTEDRIYRHLEPASAFHLELNRMKTYDLEALPTANQKMHLYLGKAKVSKGQEVTDYRFFIRSIIRHSDLITKEASFEYLQNEGERVLLEAMDELEVAFSHPHAKRTDCNHIFLNFVPTVIMDPAKIEESVTKMIMRYGPRLWKLRVLQAELKMVIRQSPQSPTQAVRLCIANDSGYFLDISMYTEQTEPETGIIKFKAYGEKQGSLHGHPISTPYMTKDFLQQKRFQAQSNGTTYVYDVPDMFRQMTERHWKEFSKARPTVDIRIPDKILIECKELVLEGDSLVEMQRLPGENNCGMVAWRIVLATPEYPNGREIIVIANDLTYLIGSFGIKEDVLFAKASQLARERKVPRIYISVNSGARIGLAEEVKAMFKIAWEDPEEPDKGFKYLYLTTEDYAQVANLNSVRAILIEDEGEQRYKITDIIGKDDGLGVENLRYAGLIAGETSQAYEEIVTIAMVTCRTIGIGSYVVRLGQRVIQIDNSHIILTGYAALNKLLGRKVYASNNQLGGTQIMFNNGVTHKTEAIDLDGVYTILDWLSYIPAYIGCDLPIILPSDRIDRPVDFMPTKSPYDPRWMLGGRVNPSNANDWENGFFDRDSWSEIMAPWAKTVVTGRARLGGVPVGVIAVETRTVEVEMPADPANLDSEAKTLQQAGQVWYPDSSYKTAQAIKDFGREELPLIVFANWRGFSGGMKDMYEQIVKFGAYIVDGLREYKKPVLIYLPPNAELRGGAWAVLDSLINPRYMETYADPEARGGVLEPEGIVEIKYKEKDLVKTIHRLDATTIALKKEFDEAVASGDKVKSAQVDEKIKARLAMLMHVYHTVAVHFADLHDTPERMLEKECISEIVPWRDSRRWLYWRLRRLLLEDAYIKKILRAQDNLSVGQAKQMLRRWLVEEKGATESYVWDKNEEMVAWYEEQSNAESIVSRNVNSVRRDAIISTISKMLEDCPDVALDAVVGLCQGLTPVNRGVVVRTLAQMQLNEETSSSSNNQG
- the ACC gene encoding acetyl-CoA carboxylase isoform X2: MEKNSSSVIAATATTTTTTTKPNPLEAGAETSATKAPSAIKAGDKRYTKVGGIKKVKFSSESLKSEVEELCEQLKDNVLTDLNTDNIRITCHQNNNNNLCSKNNNSFDINISKMSETNEATSNETATQNAEGERPSFLVGDEIDEKAAEAGEACDEFPQKMQSDIRQNGDISERRKRLRPSMSRGTGLGQDRHQDRDFHIATTEEFVKRFGGTRVINRVLIANNGIAAVKCMRSIRRWSYEMFKNERAVRFVVMVTPEDLKANAEYIKMADHYVPVPGGSNNNNYANVELIVDIALRTQVQAVWAGWGHASENPKLPELLNKEGLVFLGPPERAMWALGDKVASSIVAQTAEIPTLPWSGSDLKAQYSGKKIKISSELFARGCVTNVEQGLAAVNKIGFPVMIKASEGGGGKGIRRVDTAEEFPALFRQVQAEVPGSPIFVMKLARGARHLEVQLLADQYGNAISLFGRDCSIQRRHQKIIEEAPAIVAQPEVFEDMEKAAVRLAKMVGYVSAGTVEYLYDPEGRYFFLELNPRLQVEHPCTEMVADVNLPACQLQIGMGIPLYRLKDIRLLYGESPWGSSVIDFENPPNKPRPSGHVIAARITSENPDEGFKPSSGTVQELNFRSSKNVWGYFSVAASGGLHEFADSQFGHCFSWGENRQQARENLVIALKELSIRGDFRTTVEYLITLLETNRFLDNSIDTAWLDALIAERVQSEKPDILLGVMCGSLHIADRQITESFSSFQTSLEKGQIQAANTLTNVVDVELINDGIRYKVQAAKSGANSYFLLMNSSFKEIEVHRLSDGGLLISFEGASYTTYMKEEVDRYRIVIGNQTCVFEKENDPSLLRSPSAGKLINLIVEDGAHVAKGQAYAEIEVMKMVMTLTSQEAGTVTFVRRPGAVLDAGSLLGHLELDDPSLVTKAQPCKGQFPQPENAPVPEKLNRVHNTYKSILENTLAGYCLPEPFNAQRLRDIIERFMQSLRDPSLPLLELQEVIASISGRIPISVEKKIRKLMTLYERNITSVLAQFPSQQIASVIDSHAATLQKRSDRDVFFLTTQSIVQLVQRYRNGIRGRMKAAVHELLRQYYDVESQFQHGHYDKCVGLVREHNKDDMQTVVNTIFSHSQVAKKNLLVTLLIDHLWANEPGLTDELANTLSELTSLNRAEHSRVALRSRQVLIAAHQPAYELRHNQMESIFLSAVDMYGHDFHPENLQRLILSETSIFDILHDFFYHSNRAVCNAALEVYVRRAYTSYELTCLQHLELSGGLPLVHFQFLLPTAHPNRLFSRMSSPEGLDHAAAETLGSSFVRTGAIAAFDSFEHFEMYSDEILDLLEDFVSPAMVNAKVLEAVEAADSISDSRHSTSINVSLSDPVTRANAAEEAKSTEPIHIVSVAVRETGEMDDLQMAQIFGNYCQEHNEELFQRRIRRITFAALKKRQFPKFFTYRARDKFTEDRIYRHLEPASAFHLELNRMKTYDLEALPTANQKMHLYLGKAKVSKGQEVTDYRFFIRSIIRHSDLITKEASFEYLQNEGERVLLEAMDELEVAFSHPHAKRTDCNHIFLNFVPTVIMDPAKIEESVTKMIMRYGPRLWKLRVLQAELKMVIRQSPQSPTQAVRLCIANDSGYFLDISMYTEQTEPETGIIKFKAYGEKQGSLHGHPISTPYMTKDFLQQKRFQAQSNGTTYVYDVPDMFRQMTERHWKEFSKARPTVDIRIPDKILIECKELVLEGDSLVEMQRLPGENNCGMVAWRIVLATPEYPNGREIIVIANDLTYLIGSFGIKEDVLFAKASQLARERKVPRIYISVNSGARIGLAEEVKAMFKIAWEDPEEPDKGFKYLYLTTEDYAQVANLNSVRAILIEDEGEQRYKITDIIGKDDGLGVENLRYAGLIAGETSQAYEEIVTIAMVTCRTIGIGSYVVRLGQRVIQIDNSHIILTGYAALNKLLGRKVYASNNQLGGTQIMFNNGVTHKTEAIDLDGVYTILDWLSYIPAYIGCDLPIILPSDRIDRPVDFMPTKSPYDPRWMLGGRVNPSNANDWENGFFDRDSWSEIMAPWAKTVVTGRARLGGVPVGVIAVETRTVEVEMPADPANLDSEAKTLQQAGQVWYPDSSYKTAQAIKDFGREELPLIVFANWRGFSGGMKDMYEQIVKFGAYIVDGLREYKKPVLIYLPPNAELRGGAWAVLDSLINPRYMETYADPEARGGVLEPEGIVEIKYKEKDLVKTIHRLDATTIALKKEFDEAVASGDKVKSAQVDEKIKARLAMLMHVYHTVAVHFADLHDTPERMLEKECISEIVPWRDSRRWLYWRLRRLLLEDAYIKKILRAQDNLSVGQAKQMLRRWLVEEKGATESYVWDKNEEMVAWYEEQSNAESIVSRNVNSVRRDAIISTISKMLEDCPDVALDAVVGLCQGLTPVNRGVVVRTLAQMQLNEETSSSSNNQG